A region of Paenibacillus thiaminolyticus DNA encodes the following proteins:
- a CDS encoding GGDEF domain-containing protein — protein MTAMTLCGWVALIAYLMSAKMMNPMLAVLTIMMLGVSWRCGKRYDVVKYESEIDPMTLAYNRRSADVIFQRLAGKHRKNGQKTAVFFFDVDRFKEINDTYGHNAGDRVLRLISTVLLNTSGSETAVVRWGGDEFVFMVPCSDRCELRSIRSRIMNKLALTAEQASVPFAVSYGYAVYPEEGTLLSDIVEMADRHMMRIKRSKLRCGSQDTAKMQLSLQ, from the coding sequence ATGACTGCCATGACGCTGTGCGGATGGGTCGCACTCATCGCATACCTCATGTCGGCAAAAATGATGAATCCGATGTTGGCCGTGCTCACCATTATGATGCTTGGCGTATCTTGGCGATGCGGCAAACGGTATGATGTCGTGAAGTATGAATCGGAAATCGACCCTATGACATTGGCGTATAACCGCAGAAGTGCCGATGTAATATTTCAGAGGCTGGCTGGCAAACACCGCAAAAATGGACAAAAAACCGCCGTCTTTTTCTTCGACGTGGATCGGTTCAAAGAAATTAATGATACGTATGGCCACAATGCGGGAGATCGGGTGCTGCGGCTCATTTCGACCGTGCTGCTGAATACATCCGGCAGCGAGACCGCGGTCGTTCGCTGGGGAGGCGATGAATTTGTGTTCATGGTGCCCTGCTCTGACCGGTGCGAGCTGCGGAGCATCCGCAGCCGCATAATGAACAAGCTGGCCTTGACTGCAGAGCAGGCCTCGGTTCCTTTTGCGGTATCTTATGGCTATGCGGTATATCCGGAGGAGGGGACATTATTAAGCGATATTGTGGAGATGGCGGACAGACATATGATGCGAATCAAACGAAGCAAGCTCCGCTGCGGCTCTCAGGATACCGCCAAAATGCAGCTTTCACTACAGTAG